Proteins encoded in a region of the Streptomyces sp. NBC_00513 genome:
- a CDS encoding discoidin domain-containing protein, giving the protein MPLLHDRPPRLTVAALAAALVAALLVLLPGATASAAPTLLSQGRPATASTVEGGGTPASAAVDGDTNTRWSSQFADPQWIQVDLGAPAQISQVVLRWEAAYAKAYRVELSADGANWSTAHSTATSAGGVQTHDVTGTARYVRVYGTQRATGYGYSLWEFQVYGTGGTGPALPGGGDLGPNVIVFDPSTPNIQARLDQVFAQQESAQFGSGRYQFLFKPGTYNGLNAQIGFYTSISGLGLSPDDTTINGDVTVDAGWFGGNATQNFWRSAENLALNPVNGTDRWAVSQAAPFRRMHVKGGLNLAPNGYGWASGGYIADSRIDGQVGNYSQQQWYTRDSSIGGWSNSVWNQVFSGTQGAPAQGFPEPRYTTLDTTPVSREKPFLYLDGNEYKVFAPAKRVNARGTSWGNGTPQGTSIPLSRFYVVKPGASAATINQALAQGLHLLFTPGVYHVNQTIQVNRPDTVVLGLGLATIIPDNGVTAMKVADVDGVRLAGFLIDAGQVNSPTLLEVGPAGANTDHAANPTTVQDVFIRVGGAGAGKATAGMVINNHDTIVDHTWIWRADHGDGVGWETNRSDYGFRVNGDDVLATGLFVEHFNKYDVEWNGERGRTIFFQNEKAYDAPNQAAIQNGSIKGYAAYKVADSVNTHEGWGLGSYCYYNVDPTIRQDHGFQAPVKSGVRFHDLLVVSLGGNGQYEHVINNTGAPTSGTSTTPSTVVSFP; this is encoded by the coding sequence ATGCCCCTGCTCCACGATCGCCCGCCGAGACTCACCGTCGCGGCCCTCGCCGCGGCCCTGGTCGCGGCCCTCCTCGTGCTGCTCCCCGGCGCCACCGCGAGCGCGGCGCCCACGCTGCTCTCCCAGGGCCGGCCCGCCACCGCCTCCACCGTGGAGGGCGGCGGCACCCCGGCCTCCGCGGCCGTGGACGGCGACACCAACACCCGCTGGTCCAGCCAGTTCGCCGACCCGCAGTGGATACAGGTCGACCTGGGCGCCCCGGCGCAGATCAGCCAGGTCGTGCTGCGCTGGGAGGCCGCGTACGCCAAGGCGTACCGGGTCGAACTGTCCGCCGACGGGGCCAACTGGTCCACCGCCCACTCCACCGCCACCTCCGCCGGCGGGGTCCAGACCCACGACGTCACGGGCACCGCCCGCTACGTCCGGGTGTACGGCACCCAGCGCGCCACCGGATACGGCTACTCGCTCTGGGAGTTCCAGGTGTACGGCACGGGCGGTACCGGTCCGGCGCTCCCCGGCGGGGGCGACCTCGGCCCCAACGTGATCGTCTTCGATCCGTCCACGCCGAACATCCAGGCCCGGCTGGACCAGGTCTTCGCGCAGCAGGAGTCGGCCCAGTTCGGCTCCGGCCGCTACCAGTTCCTGTTCAAGCCGGGCACGTACAACGGCCTCAACGCCCAGATCGGCTTCTACACCTCGATCTCGGGTCTCGGCCTCAGCCCGGACGACACCACCATCAACGGGGACGTCACCGTCGACGCCGGCTGGTTCGGCGGCAACGCGACGCAGAACTTCTGGCGTTCGGCGGAGAACCTGGCACTGAACCCGGTCAACGGCACCGACCGCTGGGCCGTGTCCCAGGCCGCGCCGTTCCGCCGGATGCACGTCAAGGGCGGACTCAACCTGGCCCCCAACGGCTACGGTTGGGCCTCCGGCGGGTACATCGCCGACTCCAGGATCGACGGCCAGGTCGGCAACTACTCGCAGCAGCAGTGGTACACCCGCGACAGCTCCATCGGCGGCTGGTCCAACTCCGTCTGGAACCAGGTGTTCTCCGGCACCCAGGGCGCGCCGGCCCAGGGCTTCCCCGAGCCGCGCTACACCACGCTGGACACCACCCCCGTCTCGCGGGAGAAGCCCTTCCTGTACCTCGACGGGAACGAGTACAAGGTGTTCGCCCCGGCGAAGCGGGTGAACGCCCGCGGCACCTCCTGGGGCAACGGGACCCCGCAGGGCACCTCGATCCCGCTGAGCCGGTTCTACGTGGTCAAGCCGGGCGCGAGCGCCGCCACGATCAACCAGGCGCTGGCCCAGGGCCTCCACCTGCTCTTCACCCCGGGCGTCTACCACGTGAACCAGACCATCCAGGTGAACCGCCCCGACACGGTCGTCCTGGGCCTGGGCCTCGCCACGATCATCCCGGACAACGGGGTGACCGCCATGAAGGTCGCCGACGTGGACGGCGTCAGGCTCGCGGGCTTCCTGATCGACGCCGGTCAGGTCAACTCCCCCACCCTGCTGGAGGTCGGTCCGGCCGGCGCGAACACGGACCACGCGGCGAACCCGACGACCGTGCAGGACGTGTTCATCCGCGTCGGCGGCGCCGGTGCGGGCAAGGCCACCGCCGGCATGGTGATCAACAACCACGACACCATCGTCGACCACACGTGGATCTGGCGGGCCGACCACGGCGACGGGGTGGGCTGGGAGACCAACCGCTCCGACTACGGCTTCCGCGTGAACGGTGACGACGTGCTGGCCACCGGGCTGTTCGTCGAGCACTTCAACAAGTACGACGTCGAGTGGAACGGCGAGCGCGGCCGGACGATCTTCTTCCAGAACGAGAAGGCGTACGACGCCCCCAACCAGGCCGCGATCCAGAACGGTTCGATCAAGGGCTACGCCGCCTACAAGGTGGCCGACTCGGTCAACACGCACGAGGGCTGGGGTCTGGGCAGCTACTGCTACTACAACGTGGATCCGACGATCCGTCAGGACCACGGCTTCCAGGCGCCGGTGAAGTCCGGTGTCCGCTTCCACGACCTGCTCGTCGTCTCGCTGGGCGGGAACGGCCAGTACGAGCACGTCATCAACAACACCGGCGCCCCCACCTCGGGGACGTCGACCACCCCCTCCACCGTGGTCTCGTTCCCCTGA
- a CDS encoding DUF1996 domain-containing protein produces MRIRSRTLSALLVSAAFAVTAAAGLGASALTAQATPDSGAGAHAGMNHAAVAPLATGDDPDGDGYIPAVPQVTGVTPSDREPAPRYFHEFQANCAVTRTAPDDPIVFAGRPGASHDHTFMGNTTTDAFSTTSSLSTGGTACNAVGDLSGYWMPTLYNGNQAVLPTGPQVIYYKAGVTDHTSVRPFPKGLRFLVGGPTQTAAEFRAHKGWVEGWECGDSFKNVEFPANCPAGTQLNIRFQAPSCWDGKYLDTPDHKAHMAYPTVKAGTNNNVCPTSHPVALPMVEFKMAFPVSGNMSQVRLSSGAGHTFHFDFFNAWDDRTLNALVEHCVKGGLQCDARGYDQTHPEAGAVLGPDYRLP; encoded by the coding sequence ATGAGAATCCGCTCGCGGACCCTGTCCGCACTCCTGGTCTCGGCGGCGTTCGCCGTGACCGCCGCAGCCGGTCTCGGCGCGTCCGCGCTGACCGCCCAGGCGACCCCGGACTCCGGCGCCGGCGCGCACGCGGGCATGAACCACGCCGCGGTCGCCCCGCTCGCCACCGGCGACGACCCCGACGGCGACGGCTACATCCCGGCCGTTCCGCAGGTCACCGGCGTCACCCCGTCCGACCGGGAGCCGGCCCCGCGCTACTTCCACGAGTTCCAGGCCAACTGCGCGGTCACCCGGACCGCCCCGGACGACCCGATCGTCTTCGCGGGGCGGCCGGGCGCCTCCCACGACCACACCTTCATGGGCAACACGACCACGGACGCGTTCAGCACCACCTCCTCGCTGAGCACGGGCGGCACGGCCTGCAACGCGGTCGGCGACCTGTCGGGCTACTGGATGCCGACGCTCTACAACGGCAACCAGGCCGTACTGCCCACCGGACCCCAGGTCATCTACTACAAGGCCGGGGTCACCGACCACACGAGCGTGCGCCCCTTCCCCAAGGGCCTGCGGTTCCTCGTCGGCGGTCCGACCCAGACCGCGGCGGAGTTCCGCGCGCACAAGGGCTGGGTCGAGGGCTGGGAGTGCGGCGACAGCTTCAAGAACGTCGAGTTCCCCGCGAACTGCCCGGCCGGCACACAGCTCAACATCCGCTTCCAGGCGCCCAGTTGCTGGGACGGCAAGTACCTCGACACCCCTGACCACAAGGCCCACATGGCGTATCCGACGGTGAAGGCCGGCACCAACAACAACGTCTGTCCGACCTCCCACCCGGTGGCGCTGCCCATGGTCGAGTTCAAGATGGCCTTCCCCGTCAGCGGGAACATGTCGCAGGTCAGGCTCTCCAGCGGGGCCGGCCACACGTTCCACTTCGACTTCTTCAACGCGTGGGACGACCGGACCCTGAACGCCCTCGTCGAGCACTGCGTCAAGGGCGGTCTCCAGTGCGACGCCCGCGGCTACGACCAGACCCACCCCGAGGCGGGCGCCGTCCTCGGCCCCGACTACCGGCTCCCGTAG
- a CDS encoding discoidin domain-containing protein translates to MHSRMRALTAAALLAGAVTAIPAAPAQAAGSVVKVTGSQGNWQLSVNGSPYLVKGVTWGPSPADAARLLPDVRSLGANTVRTWGTDASSRPLFDAAANNGVKVVAGFWLQPGGGPGSGGCTNYVTDTGYKNTMLAEFSRWVETYRDHPAVLMWNVGNESVLGLQNCYSGTELENQRNAYTTFVNDVAKAIHRIDANHPVTSTDAWVGAWTYYKRNSPDLDLYSVNSYKEVCGVRQAWEQGGYTKPYLITETGPAGEWEVPNDANGVPLEPGDKAKADGYTGAWNCVTGHRGVALGATVFHYGTEYDFGGHWFNLTPAGERRHMYYAVKRAYGGDTAGDNLPPTVAVPSVADPGAVPAGKEVTVQAPATDPEGDPLAYEVLWGGKYVDGGGGLVSAPSTYLGNGTLKVTAPARTGVWKLYVKAKDGRGNVGVEQRSVRVVPPPVAGTDVARGRPTTASTYQNDGYGGCPCTPQSATDGRDDTRWATTWADQQWLQVDLGSVRRLKHAQLVWESAYGQAYTVKVSDDGQNWRTAYATSSGDGGIDDFDVAASGRYVRLELTRRGTGYGYSLFHFGVHA, encoded by the coding sequence ATGCACTCCCGCATGCGCGCCCTCACCGCGGCCGCCCTGCTCGCGGGCGCCGTCACCGCAATCCCCGCGGCCCCGGCGCAGGCAGCCGGCAGCGTGGTCAAGGTGACCGGCTCCCAGGGCAACTGGCAGCTCAGCGTGAACGGTTCGCCGTACCTCGTCAAAGGTGTCACCTGGGGTCCGTCCCCGGCCGACGCCGCCCGACTCCTGCCCGACGTGAGATCGCTGGGCGCCAACACCGTCCGGACCTGGGGCACGGACGCGAGCAGCCGGCCGCTGTTCGACGCGGCCGCGAACAACGGCGTCAAGGTGGTCGCCGGGTTCTGGCTCCAGCCGGGCGGCGGCCCGGGCAGCGGCGGCTGTACGAACTACGTCACGGACACCGGCTACAAGAACACCATGCTCGCCGAGTTCTCGCGCTGGGTGGAGACCTATCGCGACCACCCGGCCGTGCTGATGTGGAACGTCGGCAACGAGTCCGTGCTCGGCCTGCAGAACTGCTACTCCGGAACCGAGTTGGAGAACCAGCGCAACGCCTACACCACGTTTGTCAACGACGTCGCGAAGGCCATCCACCGGATCGACGCCAACCACCCCGTCACCTCCACGGACGCGTGGGTGGGCGCGTGGACGTACTACAAGCGCAACTCCCCCGACCTGGACCTGTACTCGGTCAACTCCTACAAGGAGGTCTGCGGGGTCCGGCAGGCGTGGGAGCAGGGCGGGTACACCAAGCCGTACCTGATCACCGAGACCGGTCCGGCCGGTGAGTGGGAGGTGCCGAACGACGCGAACGGCGTACCGCTGGAACCGGGCGACAAGGCCAAGGCGGACGGTTACACCGGTGCGTGGAACTGCGTCACGGGCCACCGGGGGGTGGCGCTGGGCGCGACGGTCTTCCACTACGGCACCGAGTACGACTTCGGCGGGCACTGGTTCAACCTGACCCCCGCCGGGGAGCGCCGGCACATGTACTACGCCGTCAAGCGGGCCTACGGCGGCGACACGGCGGGCGACAACCTGCCGCCCACCGTGGCCGTGCCGTCGGTGGCGGACCCGGGGGCGGTCCCCGCGGGCAAGGAGGTGACGGTCCAGGCCCCGGCGACCGACCCGGAGGGCGATCCGCTCGCGTACGAGGTGCTGTGGGGCGGCAAGTACGTGGACGGCGGGGGCGGGCTGGTCTCGGCGCCGTCCACGTACCTGGGCAACGGCACCCTCAAGGTCACGGCGCCCGCCAGGACCGGTGTGTGGAAGCTGTACGTCAAGGCGAAGGACGGGCGGGGCAACGTGGGCGTCGAACAGCGCTCGGTCCGCGTGGTGCCGCCGCCGGTGGCCGGCACGGACGTGGCACGGGGCCGGCCGACCACCGCCTCCACCTACCAGAACGACGGGTACGGCGGCTGCCCGTGCACCCCGCAGTCGGCGACGGACGGACGCGACGACACCCGGTGGGCGACGACCTGGGCCGATCAGCAGTGGCTCCAGGTCGATCTGGGATCGGTGAGGCGGCTGAAGCACGCACAGCTGGTGTGGGAGAGCGCGTACGGGCAGGCGTACACCGTCAAGGTGTCGGACGACGGCCAGAACTGGCGGACGGCGTACGCCACTTCGTCCGGTGACGGCGGGATCGACGACTTCGACGTCGCCGCGTCGGGCCGTTACGTGCGGCTGGAGCTGACCCGGCGCGGCACGGGGTACGGCTACTCCCTCTTCCACTTCGGCGTCCATGCCTGA
- a CDS encoding NADP-dependent oxidoreductase, which yields MRAMVYETYGGTEVLTETRLPVPKVGPGEVLVRVRCASVNPVDWKIMAGGLDGLMDVVYPVIPGWDVAGTVEYVGIDTPEFTAGDEVIAYARKDYVHGGTFAEFVTVPVRALAPKPVSLSWQEAAGLPLAGLTAYQLLTRLDTGQDDTVLIHGAAGGVGSLGVQIARALGARVIGTASPRNHDRLRELGCEPVAYGDGLTERVRELAPDGVSVVADFVGGVLDVTKAVLAPGGRHASIADPDVLGADGQWMWVRPVGDDLAALGGLADTGRLGVTVAKTFPLSELAAAFELSQDGHTAGKIILEV from the coding sequence ATGCGGGCGATGGTGTACGAGACGTACGGCGGGACGGAGGTGCTCACCGAGACCCGGCTGCCGGTCCCCAAGGTCGGGCCCGGCGAGGTCCTCGTCCGGGTCAGGTGCGCCTCCGTCAACCCGGTCGACTGGAAGATCATGGCGGGTGGCCTCGACGGCCTCATGGACGTCGTGTACCCCGTGATCCCCGGCTGGGACGTGGCCGGGACGGTCGAGTACGTCGGCATCGACACACCCGAGTTCACCGCGGGCGACGAGGTCATCGCCTACGCCCGCAAGGACTACGTGCACGGTGGCACCTTCGCCGAGTTCGTCACCGTGCCGGTACGGGCCCTCGCGCCGAAGCCCGTCTCGCTCAGCTGGCAGGAGGCGGCCGGACTGCCGCTGGCCGGCCTCACCGCCTACCAACTGCTCACCCGCCTCGACACCGGTCAGGACGACACCGTCCTCATCCACGGCGCGGCCGGCGGCGTCGGCTCCCTCGGCGTTCAGATCGCCCGCGCCCTCGGCGCCCGCGTCATCGGCACGGCCTCCCCGCGCAACCACGACCGGCTCCGCGAGCTGGGCTGCGAACCCGTCGCCTACGGGGACGGCCTCACCGAACGGGTCCGGGAACTGGCCCCGGACGGGGTGAGCGTCGTCGCCGACTTCGTGGGCGGCGTCCTCGACGTCACCAAGGCCGTCCTCGCCCCCGGGGGCCGGCACGCCTCCATCGCCGACCCCGACGTGCTCGGCGCCGACGGCCAGTGGATGTGGGTGCGCCCCGTCGGCGACGACCTCGCCGCCCTGGGCGGGCTCGCCGACACCGGACGGCTCGGCGTCACCGTCGCCAAGACCTTCCCGCTCTCCGAACTGGCCGCCGCCTTCGAACTCAGCCAGGACGGACACACCGCCGGGAAGATCATCCTGGAGGTCTGA
- a CDS encoding GH1 family beta-glucosidase, which yields MTLSETRLDTVHATVHGAVDLGALPRDFAWGTATSAYQIEGAVAEDGRSPSIWDTFSHTPGTIDGGHHGDTACDHYHRWRDDIALMKELGTNAYRFSVAWPRVVPGGDGPVNAKGLDFYDQLVDGLLAAGITPSVTLYHWDLPQALQDRGGWPERATAEAFASYAHVVAERLGDRVTQWTTLNEPLCSAWIGHLEGKMAPGLTDLTAAVRASYHLLLGHGLATRAIRAAAPGARIGIVNNLSTVQAATDRDADRAAAVRMDGHVNRWWLDPVHGRGFPADMREVYGVDLPERPGDLDAIAAPLDWIGLNYYFPQTVVADPTGPAPHARQIDLPGVPRTGMDWEVDASGIETLLMRLTEEYGARRIDVTENGSSYPDTVAPDGSVHDPERAAYLTAHLAACARAARRGAPVAGYYAWSLLDNFEWAYGYDKRFGLVRVDYDTQERTVKTSGAHYADLIAAHRAL from the coding sequence ATGACCCTTTCCGAAACCCGCCTCGACACCGTGCACGCCACCGTCCACGGCGCCGTCGACCTCGGCGCGCTGCCCCGCGACTTCGCCTGGGGCACCGCCACCTCCGCCTACCAGATCGAGGGCGCGGTGGCCGAGGACGGCCGCTCCCCGTCCATCTGGGACACGTTCTCCCACACCCCCGGGACCATCGACGGCGGCCACCACGGCGACACCGCCTGCGACCACTACCACCGCTGGCGGGACGACATCGCCCTGATGAAGGAACTCGGCACCAACGCCTACCGCTTCTCGGTGGCCTGGCCCCGCGTCGTGCCCGGCGGCGACGGGCCGGTCAACGCCAAGGGCCTGGACTTCTACGACCAGCTGGTCGACGGCCTGCTCGCCGCCGGCATCACCCCGTCCGTCACCCTCTACCACTGGGACCTGCCCCAGGCCCTCCAGGACCGCGGCGGCTGGCCCGAGCGCGCCACCGCCGAGGCCTTCGCCTCGTACGCGCACGTCGTCGCGGAGCGCCTCGGCGATCGGGTCACCCAGTGGACCACCCTCAACGAGCCGCTCTGCTCGGCGTGGATCGGCCACCTGGAGGGCAAGATGGCCCCCGGTCTCACCGACCTCACCGCCGCCGTCCGCGCCTCCTACCACCTCCTGCTGGGCCACGGCCTCGCCACCCGTGCCATCCGCGCCGCCGCCCCCGGCGCGCGGATCGGCATCGTCAACAACCTCTCCACCGTCCAGGCGGCCACCGACCGTGACGCCGACCGGGCGGCCGCCGTACGGATGGACGGACACGTCAACCGCTGGTGGCTCGACCCCGTCCACGGCCGAGGCTTCCCCGCCGACATGCGCGAGGTCTACGGCGTGGACCTCCCCGAACGCCCCGGCGACCTCGACGCCATCGCGGCCCCCCTCGACTGGATCGGCCTGAACTACTACTTCCCGCAGACCGTCGTCGCCGACCCGACCGGACCCGCCCCCCACGCCCGCCAGATCGACCTGCCCGGAGTCCCGCGCACCGGCATGGACTGGGAGGTCGACGCGAGCGGCATCGAGACGCTGCTCATGCGACTCACCGAGGAGTACGGCGCCCGACGCATCGACGTCACCGAGAACGGCTCCTCCTACCCGGACACCGTCGCCCCGGACGGCAGCGTCCACGACCCCGAACGCGCCGCGTACCTGACCGCCCACCTCGCCGCCTGCGCCCGCGCCGCCCGCCGCGGCGCGCCCGTGGCCGGCTACTACGCGTGGTCCCTGCTCGACAACTTCGAATGGGCGTACGGCTACGACAAGCGGTTCGGCCTGGTCCGCGTGGACTACGACACCCAGGAACGCACCGTCAAGACCAGCGGAGCCCACTACGCCGACCTGATCGCCGCCCACCGGGCGCTCTGA
- a CDS encoding carbohydrate ABC transporter permease: protein MPDHRPRARTRSALDPPLSFKVIRAVFLTLLTGFVALPVYVMITSSLKPPADVAGAFRWIPSGLTVRPYIDIWHTVPLAKYFLNSLIVAGAATVCSVVIAVFAAYAVSRYRFRGKRLFTVTVLSTQMFPGILFLLPLFLIFVNIGNTTGVALYGSRGGLILTYLTFSLPFSIWMLIGYFDSVPRDLDEAATVDGCGPLGALFRVVVPAAVPGIVAVAVYAFMTAWGEVLFASVMTNDTTRTLAVGLQGYSTQNDVYWNQIMAASLVVSIPVVAGFLLLQRYLVAGLTAGAVK, encoded by the coding sequence ATGCCTGACCACCGCCCCCGGGCACGCACCCGCTCCGCGCTCGACCCGCCCCTGTCCTTCAAGGTGATCCGGGCCGTCTTCCTCACCCTGCTCACGGGTTTCGTGGCGCTGCCCGTCTACGTGATGATCACCAGCTCCCTCAAGCCGCCGGCCGACGTCGCGGGCGCCTTCCGGTGGATCCCCAGCGGGCTCACCGTCCGCCCGTACATCGACATCTGGCACACCGTCCCGCTCGCCAAGTACTTCCTGAACTCGCTGATCGTGGCCGGCGCCGCCACCGTCTGCTCCGTGGTCATCGCCGTCTTCGCCGCGTACGCCGTCAGCCGCTACCGCTTCCGAGGCAAGCGCCTGTTCACCGTCACCGTGCTGTCGACCCAGATGTTCCCCGGCATCCTCTTCCTGCTCCCGCTGTTCCTGATCTTCGTGAACATCGGCAACACCACCGGAGTCGCCCTCTACGGCTCCCGCGGCGGGCTGATCCTCACCTACCTGACCTTCTCCCTCCCCTTCTCCATCTGGATGCTCATCGGGTACTTCGACTCGGTGCCCCGCGACCTCGACGAGGCCGCCACCGTGGACGGCTGCGGCCCCCTCGGGGCGCTGTTTCGGGTCGTGGTCCCCGCGGCCGTCCCCGGCATCGTCGCCGTCGCCGTGTACGCCTTCATGACCGCCTGGGGAGAGGTCCTCTTCGCCTCGGTCATGACGAACGACACCACCCGCACCCTGGCCGTCGGACTGCAGGGCTACTCCACGCAGAACGACGTGTACTGGAACCAGATCATGGCCGCCTCGCTCGTCGTCAGCATCCCCGTCGTCGCCGGATTCCTGCTGCTCCAGCGGTACTTGGTGGCCGGACTCACGGCAGGAGCCGTCAAATGA
- a CDS encoding carbohydrate ABC transporter permease, with protein MTSVTTEGAGRLRRTATRVRGTGRVRRAALPYLLLLPALLLELLIHLVPMVMGILMSFRELTQFFIRDWSRAPWTGFDNYDLAVDVNRPVGEALLGSFLTTCLFTLLSVALCWFLGTAAAVFMQENFRGRGFLRALFLVPYALPVYAAVITWAFMFQRDNGLVNHVIHDQLGLGGAEHTFWLLGDNSFWALLIVSVWKGWPFAFLIVMAALQNVPKELYEAAALDGAGIWQQIRRITLPSVGAVNQVLILVLFLWTFNDFNTPFVLFGKSAPEAADLISIHIYQSSFVTWNFGTGSAMSVLLLLFLLLVTAGYLFLTTRGRRDADA; from the coding sequence ATGACCTCCGTGACCACGGAAGGCGCCGGACGGCTGCGGCGCACCGCGACCCGGGTGCGCGGCACCGGTCGCGTGCGCCGCGCCGCCCTGCCCTACCTCCTGCTCCTGCCCGCACTCCTCCTCGAACTGCTCATCCACCTCGTCCCGATGGTGATGGGCATCCTGATGAGCTTCCGGGAACTGACCCAGTTCTTCATCCGGGACTGGTCCCGCGCCCCCTGGACCGGCTTCGACAACTACGACCTCGCCGTGGACGTCAACCGACCCGTCGGCGAGGCCCTGTTGGGCTCCTTCCTCACCACCTGCCTGTTCACCCTGCTCTCCGTGGCCCTGTGCTGGTTCCTCGGCACCGCCGCCGCCGTCTTCATGCAGGAGAACTTCCGCGGCCGCGGCTTCCTGCGCGCCCTGTTCCTGGTGCCGTACGCCCTGCCCGTCTACGCGGCGGTCATCACCTGGGCGTTCATGTTCCAGCGCGACAACGGCCTGGTGAACCACGTCATCCACGACCAACTCGGCCTCGGCGGGGCCGAGCACACCTTCTGGCTGCTCGGAGACAACAGCTTCTGGGCCCTGCTGATCGTCTCCGTGTGGAAGGGCTGGCCGTTCGCCTTCCTGATCGTCATGGCGGCCCTCCAGAACGTCCCGAAGGAGCTGTACGAGGCCGCCGCCCTCGACGGCGCCGGCATCTGGCAGCAGATCCGCCGGATCACGCTGCCCTCGGTCGGCGCGGTCAACCAGGTCCTGATCCTCGTGCTGTTCCTGTGGACCTTCAACGACTTCAACACGCCGTTCGTGCTGTTCGGCAAATCCGCCCCCGAGGCCGCCGACCTGATCTCCATCCACATCTACCAGTCCAGTTTCGTCACCTGGAACTTCGGCACCGGCTCCGCCATGTCCGTCCTGCTGCTGCTCTTCCTGCTGCTGGTAACCGCCGGGTACCTGTTCCTGACCACCCGAGGCCGGAGGGACGCCGATGCCTGA
- a CDS encoding sugar ABC transporter substrate-binding protein yields the protein MRRTRAAAAVAVTSALLAAATACGGGSADSGGASNTAPKELTYWASNQGPDIAADQATLGPELKRFEQQTGIKVKLEVVPWSDLLNRILAATASGQGPDVLNIGNTWSSSLQATGALLPWDAKNFDAIGGKDRFVASAIGSAGATGKDPAAVPLYSMSYALYYNKKMFRDAGVEKPPATWDEMVTIGQKLSKDGKWALGAEGSNLSNNIHQAFVFSKQHGAEFFDGAGKPTFDSPGNVDAVKQYVDLMAKDKIIAPGNAEYDKNQSLQDFANGKTAMVLWQSAATSFKANGMEEGDWGVAPAPVPAGGTPGAGKNTNSMVAGINMAVFKNTDNIDGALKFVKFMTSDEEQKVLNKSYGSIPPVKAAQTDGAFATDDLTVLRDTLGTSAAPLPQVPEESQFETAVGTAVKELFAEAAAGNPVTTESVKAKLTKAQQQMSK from the coding sequence ATGCGCAGAACCAGAGCCGCCGCAGCCGTCGCCGTCACATCCGCCCTCCTCGCCGCCGCCACCGCATGCGGCGGCGGCTCCGCGGACAGCGGGGGCGCCAGCAACACCGCCCCCAAGGAGCTCACCTACTGGGCCTCCAACCAGGGCCCCGACATCGCGGCGGACCAGGCGACCCTCGGCCCGGAGCTGAAGAGGTTCGAGCAGCAGACCGGCATCAAGGTCAAGCTGGAGGTGGTCCCCTGGTCCGACCTCCTCAACCGGATCCTCGCGGCCACCGCCTCCGGCCAGGGCCCGGACGTGCTCAACATCGGCAACACCTGGTCCTCCTCCCTCCAGGCCACCGGCGCCCTGCTGCCCTGGGATGCCAAGAACTTCGACGCCATCGGCGGCAAGGACCGCTTCGTCGCCTCGGCCATCGGCTCGGCCGGCGCGACCGGCAAGGACCCGGCGGCCGTCCCCCTGTACTCGATGTCGTACGCGCTCTACTACAACAAGAAGATGTTCCGGGACGCCGGCGTCGAGAAGCCCCCGGCCACCTGGGACGAGATGGTCACGATCGGCCAGAAGCTGTCCAAGGACGGCAAGTGGGCGCTCGGCGCCGAGGGTTCGAACCTGTCGAACAACATCCATCAGGCCTTCGTGTTCTCCAAGCAGCACGGCGCGGAGTTCTTCGACGGCGCCGGCAAGCCCACCTTCGACAGCCCCGGCAACGTCGACGCCGTCAAGCAGTACGTCGACCTGATGGCCAAGGACAAGATCATCGCGCCCGGCAACGCCGAGTACGACAAGAACCAGTCCCTCCAGGACTTCGCCAACGGCAAGACGGCGATGGTCCTGTGGCAGAGCGCCGCCACCAGCTTCAAGGCCAACGGGATGGAGGAGGGCGACTGGGGCGTGGCCCCCGCCCCCGTCCCGGCGGGCGGCACGCCCGGCGCCGGGAAGAACACCAACTCCATGGTCGCCGGCATCAACATGGCCGTCTTCAAGAACACCGACAACATCGACGGGGCGCTGAAGTTCGTGAAGTTCATGACCAGCGACGAGGAGCAGAAGGTCCTCAACAAGTCCTACGGGTCCATTCCGCCGGTCAAGGCCGCCCAGACCGACGGCGCGTTCGCCACCGACGATCTGACCGTGCTGCGCGACACCCTCGGCACGAGCGCCGCCCCGCTGCCCCAGGTGCCGGAGGAGTCCCAGTTCGAGACCGCCGTCGGCACCGCCGTGAAGGAGCTGTTCGCCGAGGCCGCCGCGGGCAACCCGGTGACCACCGAGTCGGTCAAGGCGAAACTGACCAAGGCCCAGCAGCAGATGTCGAAGTGA